The following proteins are encoded in a genomic region of Stutzerimonas balearica DSM 6083:
- a CDS encoding D-alanine--D-alanine ligase, whose amino-acid sequence MSALQSTRNPQSYGRVAVLYGGRSAEREVSLKSGAAVLATLREAGVDAFGIDVDEHFLERLSQERVDRAFIVLHGRGGEDGSMQGLLECAGIPYTGSGILASALAMDKLRTKQVWQSLGLPTPRHAVLASEEDCKRAAETLGFPLIVKPAHEGSSIGMAKVGGLAELIAAWRDASAYDAQVLVEQWIQGPEFTIAVLRGEVLPPIGLGTPHTFYDYDAKYLASDTQYRIPCGLDAAKEAELKQLTARACEAVGVSGWARVDVMQDGQGEFWLLEVNTVPGMTDHSLVPMAARAAGLDFQQLVLAILEASYEAGN is encoded by the coding sequence ATGAGCGCCCTGCAATCGACCCGCAACCCGCAGTCCTATGGCCGCGTTGCCGTGCTCTATGGTGGACGCAGCGCCGAGCGCGAGGTCTCGCTGAAGTCGGGTGCCGCGGTGCTGGCTACCCTTCGCGAAGCCGGCGTCGACGCGTTCGGCATCGATGTCGACGAGCATTTCCTCGAGCGCCTGAGCCAGGAACGCGTCGATCGTGCGTTCATCGTGCTGCACGGCCGTGGCGGTGAGGACGGCAGCATGCAGGGGCTGCTCGAGTGCGCCGGCATTCCTTACACCGGCAGCGGCATCCTCGCTTCGGCGCTGGCGATGGACAAGCTGCGCACCAAGCAGGTCTGGCAGAGCCTCGGCCTGCCGACGCCACGCCATGCGGTGTTGGCCAGCGAAGAAGACTGCAAGCGGGCTGCCGAAACGCTGGGCTTTCCGCTGATCGTCAAGCCGGCGCACGAGGGCTCCAGCATCGGCATGGCCAAGGTCGGCGGCCTCGCCGAACTGATCGCCGCCTGGCGTGATGCAAGCGCCTACGACGCTCAGGTGCTGGTCGAACAGTGGATCCAGGGCCCGGAGTTCACCATCGCCGTGCTGCGCGGCGAGGTGCTGCCGCCCATCGGCCTGGGTACGCCGCACACCTTTTACGACTACGACGCCAAGTACCTGGCCTCCGATACCCAGTACCGCATTCCTTGCGGGCTCGATGCGGCCAAGGAAGCGGAGCTCAAGCAACTGACCGCACGCGCGTGCGAGGCGGTCGGCGTCAGTGGCTGGGCGCGCGTGGACGTGATGCAGGACGGCCAGGGTGAGTTCTGGCTGTTGGAAGTGAACACCGTACCGGGAATGACCGACC